TTCATCCAAGAGTCAGAAAGAAAGTGTACTTCACTGTATCCGGAACATCTTAACGTAATATGGCCTGTTTTCAGCTATTTGGAAATGAACATCATTGGATTTCTTCTCCCAATGTGCATCATGAGCTACTGCTACCTGCAGATCATCAGAACGTTGCTGTCCTGCAAAAACCAGCGCAAACAAAAAGCCATGAAAGTGATTTCACTTGTGGTGATCGTATTTTTTCTCTTCTGGACTCCATATCACATCTCACTTTTTCTGCAGGTGCTGCAGTACTTTGAAGTCTTCGAAAACTGCAGTTCCTTAAGGTTTCTGGATTACACTGTACAAGTGACTGAGACAGTAGCTTTCAGCCACTGCTGTCTTAATCCAATCATCTACGTTTTTGCTGGTGAAAAATTCAGAAAGTACTTTTCCCACTTGGTTCTCAGATGCATTTCATTCACATGCGCCCGCGGGTCTTGCGGCAAATATTGCAGTGGAGTGCCTACTGCTATTCCTGAATGCGCTATGACCAGTAATCATACCCAGAATACCAGTGACCGAGAAACGTCTCTCCTTTGATTGTTAACAATTAAATAGTATTGAATACTGGGGCATATTGAATGATGAACTATTTTATCCAGATTATCCATAGACTTCAGTTTCTCAGTATTCCTAGCACAACAGCTTTTGTTTACCATAGTTAATAGGTCTGTGTTTCAAGTATTGTCTTTATAGgcagaaatataaatttattttatttatgaagtAACATTATTCTATATTCCTGCTTTAGTATCAGTTTATCCTCTTTATGGGGAATAGCAAACAAGTAAAATTAATAACCAAtacttttttattgtttacatccttgtttcttactatttattgtttaagccaggggtcctgaaactttttaaataggggaccaattcacagtccctcagactgttgtggggggggggaagactggctaggtgggcatggctaggtggtgatgtgactgggtgggcatggccaatttagcagtccattaaacaatacacacaaaggaaactttcatttgttttgctcctggaggtgttttatttgcttttgtttgcatgttgctcttttggttggcttttctttttaccagattgtTTTTTAAGTTGTTTAGTGGTCCATTTTAGGAtactcagttttgcagcaattcttctcagccctgAGGAGCttacaatcaatctatctatctatctatctatctatctatctatctatctatctatctatctatctatctatctatctatgtctctctttctctttccataCCTctttccacctctctctctctctctccctccctccctccctccctccctccctctctctctctctcctggggCATCTTCTGCAGAATCTTCCTTCAATCATGGCAGTGCCATGGGATACCTCATTGAATTCCATCCATCCtattcccactcccactccatcctatagctatagctatagctattccatcccatcccattcctattcccattccattctctcctatttctattccattccatgcccttcctgcctccctctccAGTCGTCTTCCTTCAGGGGCAGGTAGCCTCACCAGCCACCGCCGGGACTGATGCGTGGTAGCTAAATTCCATAAAGGAAATACAGTAGATTTAAGGAGATCCGGTCagtaaaaaaagcaaacaaaaaaccccCTGCGGAAGAAGCCACCATGGGCAGTAGGGCTGGGCTCACCTGTGGACGTCCCAGT
This genomic window from Ahaetulla prasina isolate Xishuangbanna chromosome 2, ASM2864084v1, whole genome shotgun sequence contains:
- the CX3CR1 gene encoding CX3C chemokine receptor 1 — encoded protein: MTEEAIEVTSTFSYEDDGATPCDKTDIQMFGKVFLPILYGLVFAIGLVGNLLVVLTILQVRQQKSITDIFFLNLAISDLLFVISLPFWASYIIHDWTLGTFTCRIVSSFYSVGFFGGMFFITIISIDRYLAIVWATCIMRSRTATYGYLTSISIWALAVFFASPHFIFIQESERKCTSLYPEHLNVIWPVFSYLEMNIIGFLLPMCIMSYCYLQIIRTLLSCKNQRKQKAMKVISLVVIVFFLFWTPYHISLFLQVLQYFEVFENCSSLRFLDYTVQVTETVAFSHCCLNPIIYVFAGEKFRKYFSHLVLRCISFTCARGSCGKYCSGVPTAIPECAMTSNHTQNTSDRETSLL